From the Candidatus Krumholzibacteriota bacterium genome, one window contains:
- a CDS encoding class 1 fructose-bisphosphatase, giving the protein MKLKQTFIDFMLHHQERHKRSYNFLVLLEAIQTAAKYIQYLYKTGSLKNIMGEAGITNVQGENVMEMDDIANAIVLHYLRRSNQVICAVTEEEAEPVKLNEDGGRYFIYFDPLDGSSNIRHNLPVGFMFAVAKRNLSGPEDLHLRKGSEFRAAGIFLIPTGVFTIALANTGVFRFHQDETMTYVIPENSERLIIPDDPKRWELSFNASNTKAFSKNVQSWIEKHESKHSFRYLGALAGDFHRLLSNGGMFMYPAIVNHPKPEMNRPNGKLRLLYEAAVTAFIAREAGGIAIDEEGNDILDITPKYPHQRTALYVGSTPLVESIRKQLINNG; this is encoded by the coding sequence ATGAAATTAAAACAGACATTCATAGACTTTATGCTACACCACCAGGAACGTCACAAGCGGAGCTACAATTTCCTCGTTCTCCTAGAGGCAATCCAAACTGCCGCCAAGTACATACAGTACTTATATAAGACAGGCTCTCTTAAGAACATTATGGGCGAAGCGGGGATCACCAACGTTCAGGGAGAAAACGTTATGGAGATGGACGATATAGCCAACGCCATCGTACTTCACTATTTGCGCCGCTCAAACCAGGTAATCTGCGCGGTCACCGAAGAAGAAGCTGAACCAGTCAAACTGAATGAAGACGGAGGCCGTTACTTCATATACTTCGATCCGCTGGACGGATCGAGCAACATCAGGCACAACCTTCCGGTTGGCTTCATGTTCGCCGTCGCCAAAAGGAACTTAAGCGGCCCCGAAGATTTACACCTGCGTAAGGGATCTGAATTTCGAGCGGCAGGTATTTTCCTTATACCTACCGGTGTGTTTACAATCGCCCTTGCCAATACCGGCGTTTTCCGTTTTCACCAGGATGAAACAATGACATACGTAATACCTGAAAACTCGGAGCGTCTGATAATACCGGACGACCCTAAGAGATGGGAACTCTCCTTCAACGCCTCCAACACTAAAGCCTTCTCAAAGAATGTTCAGAGCTGGATCGAAAAACATGAATCTAAACACTCATTTCGCTACCTCGGAGCGCTGGCGGGAGACTTCCACCGCCTTCTTTCCAACGGCGGTATGTTCATGTATCCCGCTATAGTAAACCATCCTAAACCAGAGATGAATCGCCCCAACGGCAAACTGCGTCTTCTTTACGAAGCAGCCGTTACCGCTTTTATCGCAAGAGAAGCCGGAGGAATAGCCATAGATGAAGAAGGGAACGATATTCTGGATATAACTCCCAAATATCCACACCAGCGTACCGCTCTCTACGTGGGCTCCACTCCGCTCGTAGAAAGCATAAGGAAACAGCTTATAAATAACGGATAG
- a CDS encoding substrate-binding domain-containing protein, whose product MSLSDEYDIYPVFTEPIVFIAPVGHPLAGRSDLSCGKLVRYPFILFHKESVTRGIIENALLEKGVSAKVSMAIDSQEAIKHLVASGLGISALPLKTVEQDIKRGNLKTFSVKGISLYREIGLLLPVGRYLPVTLRAFLEVVREQLDVNLPDKYCLSEK is encoded by the coding sequence TTGAGTTTATCTGATGAATACGACATATATCCTGTCTTTACTGAACCTATAGTTTTTATAGCTCCCGTGGGTCATCCTCTTGCAGGCCGCTCTGATTTGTCCTGCGGTAAATTGGTCCGCTATCCATTTATCCTGTTCCATAAAGAATCTGTAACACGGGGGATTATTGAGAATGCCCTGCTTGAAAAAGGTGTCTCGGCGAAAGTCTCGATGGCTATAGACAGCCAGGAAGCGATTAAACACCTCGTTGCCTCCGGGCTGGGGATATCCGCACTGCCGCTCAAGACTGTTGAACAAGATATCAAGAGAGGAAATCTTAAAACTTTCAGTGTTAAAGGGATCAGTCTGTATAGAGAGATTGGCCTCCTGCTGCCCGTCGGCAGATATCTTCCGGTAACTCTCAGGGCCTTTCTCGAGGTTGTAAGAGAGCAGCTGGATGTAAATCTTCCGGACAAGTATTGTTTGAGTGAAAAATAA
- a CDS encoding LysR family transcriptional regulator produces the protein MELRPLKYLLSLSENGSFTAAAKANFVTQPAISIQLRKLEEELGIKLYEIRKKRIVFTEAGKVVLDYSEKIYEMEGQMLEHINDLRGLKKGRLSLGTIDAASIYILPKVFSRFRKLYPGIVGGTGYRLRNTSLEFI, from the coding sequence ATGGAACTAAGGCCCCTCAAATATCTGTTGTCACTATCTGAAAATGGCAGTTTTACCGCTGCCGCAAAGGCGAATTTTGTTACTCAGCCGGCGATAAGTATTCAACTGAGAAAGCTGGAAGAAGAGCTCGGGATAAAATTGTATGAGATCAGGAAAAAGAGGATCGTATTTACTGAAGCCGGCAAGGTGGTTTTAGATTATTCGGAAAAGATTTATGAGATGGAAGGTCAGATGCTTGAGCACATAAATGATCTCCGGGGGCTTAAGAAGGGGCGGCTCTCGCTGGGTACGATAGACGCCGCCAGCATTTATATTCTTCCAAAGGTCTTTTCAAGATTCAGAAAGCTCTACCCGGGGATAGTAGGGGGAACTGGATATCGTTTGCGGAACACTTCCCTTGAGTTTATCTGA